From the genome of Halorussus caseinilyticus, one region includes:
- the epsC gene encoding serine O-acetyltransferase EpsC, protein MDYEYTGDAHRELVESYRADESPFPTDTSRVYPRRDSLRDEPPLLKRLLFPRCWNATELLDDPDETRARLTELGVCMQKGITSYSDSDTDNPTAIVDETLDRLPAIRRALKKDVEAAYKGDPAAKSYCEIIRSYPGFHAITIHRVAHILYEEDCFEYARELAEYSKAETGIDIHPGAEIGEYFFIDHGTGVVVGETSTIGDWVRVYQNVTLGALHFEEEEGEDHMLAKEYKRHPDIGDNVVIGAGSNVLGTVEIGDHVSIGANSWVTDDVPDDTSVFISDHPDQERKSNR, encoded by the coding sequence ATGGATTACGAGTACACCGGTGACGCCCACAGAGAACTCGTAGAGTCGTATCGAGCGGACGAATCGCCGTTCCCGACGGACACCTCACGGGTCTACCCTCGCCGCGATTCACTGCGTGACGAACCGCCCCTCCTCAAACGACTGCTGTTCCCTCGGTGCTGGAACGCGACGGAACTGTTAGACGACCCCGACGAAACTCGGGCACGCCTGACCGAACTCGGCGTCTGTATGCAGAAGGGCATCACGTCCTATTCAGATAGTGACACGGATAATCCGACCGCAATCGTCGACGAGACGCTCGACCGGTTGCCAGCGATTCGACGCGCGCTCAAGAAGGATGTCGAGGCCGCGTACAAGGGCGACCCTGCCGCGAAGAGCTACTGTGAGATTATCCGGTCGTATCCCGGATTTCACGCCATCACGATTCACCGGGTAGCACACATCCTCTACGAGGAGGACTGCTTCGAGTACGCCCGCGAACTCGCCGAGTACTCGAAGGCTGAGACGGGTATCGACATCCATCCCGGTGCAGAGATTGGCGAGTATTTTTTCATCGACCACGGCACCGGAGTCGTCGTCGGCGAGACCTCGACAATCGGCGACTGGGTTCGGGTCTACCAGAACGTCACGCTGGGCGCGCTCCACTTCGAGGAGGAAGAAGGCGAAGACCACATGCTTGCGAAGGAGTACAAGCGCCATCCGGACATCGGCGATAACGTCGTCATCGGCGCTGGAAGCAACGTACTCGGGACGGTCGAAATCGGCGACCACGTAAGCATCGGTGCGAACTCGTGGGTGACCGACGACGTTCCGGACGACACGAGCGTATTCATCAGTGACCACCCCGACCAAGAGCGGAAATCGAACAGATAG
- a CDS encoding ribonuclease HI family protein: MTDDPLPAEHLTPLATLVDEVLAGVGYEMAAATDAINEAVPGYGGLFDPATSSEELRRALENLLASGLTRPPLTEPTGDTFVLYVDGSSRGNPGPAGAGAVIMDAEENELARLGRPVGSRTGNNTAEYVALQLGLSELVARYEPRGLEVRIDSMTVIRDVWGGDDPTEPGVETYSEGVTAALSSIPDHRYTHLADSDPNPADALATVGADIAAFGPG, from the coding sequence GTGACCGACGACCCTCTCCCGGCAGAACACCTCACGCCGCTCGCCACGCTCGTCGACGAGGTTCTCGCGGGCGTCGGCTACGAGATGGCGGCCGCCACCGACGCCATCAACGAGGCCGTCCCCGGCTACGGCGGTCTGTTCGACCCCGCAACCTCCTCGGAGGAGTTGCGTCGCGCGCTCGAAAATCTGCTGGCGTCGGGACTCACTCGGCCACCCCTCACCGAGCCGACGGGCGACACGTTCGTCCTCTACGTCGATGGCAGTTCGCGCGGCAATCCCGGTCCCGCAGGTGCGGGGGCTGTCATCATGGACGCCGAAGAGAACGAACTCGCGCGTCTCGGCCGACCCGTCGGCTCCCGGACGGGGAACAACACCGCCGAGTACGTCGCTCTCCAACTCGGACTTTCAGAACTGGTGGCTCGCTACGAGCCACGCGGACTAGAAGTCCGCATCGATTCGATGACCGTCATCCGAGACGTTTGGGGTGGCGACGACCCCACCGAGCCGGGCGTCGAAACGTACAGCGAGGGCGTCACGGCGGCACTGTCGAGCATCCCGGACCACCGCTATACGCATCTGGCCGACAGCGACCCGAACCCCGCCGACGCGCTAGCGACAGTTGGAGCCGATATTGCGGCCTTCGGACCCGGATAG
- a CDS encoding MBL fold metallo-hydrolase produces MNVEFLGGAREIGRSALLVDDSLLLDYGMATGNPPSFPVGDPDPDAVVVSHGHLDHVGAVPSLLSGDARPPIHWTPPTRDLTRVLAEDTLKLHGGSYDCPFTHTEVKRMSQVSEAHGYAETFTAAGYEVTFYDAGHIPGSAHVLVDDGETKLLYTGDFHTEDTQLLSGTTARPEADVVITESTYSDVDHDPREQVEERFAESVRTTIWEGGTVVVPAFAIGRTQEMLMVCEAHDIDCYVDGMGQKVTQIARQYPEFVRDADALQRAKSNARFVTGRDGQRRRIAEKNTVVVTTSGMLSGGPVMSYIPEIRMNPTNKITMTGYQVEGTPGRELLDRGRAEIDGRIVPVSARVESYDFSAHADRDGLFEFLDSYRDAEVLVNHGDRCRDFAEELRDEGFDASAPKLGERVTA; encoded by the coding sequence ATGAACGTCGAATTTCTCGGCGGTGCCCGCGAAATCGGGCGGAGCGCCCTTCTCGTGGACGACTCCCTGTTGCTCGACTACGGGATGGCGACGGGCAACCCGCCGTCGTTCCCGGTCGGCGACCCCGACCCCGACGCCGTGGTCGTCAGCCACGGCCACTTAGACCACGTGGGGGCGGTCCCCTCCCTGCTGTCGGGCGACGCCCGGCCGCCCATCCACTGGACGCCCCCGACCCGCGACCTGACCCGCGTGCTGGCCGAGGACACGCTCAAACTCCACGGCGGGAGCTACGACTGCCCCTTCACCCACACCGAGGTCAAACGTATGAGTCAGGTCTCCGAAGCCCACGGCTACGCTGAGACCTTCACCGCGGCAGGCTACGAAGTCACCTTCTACGACGCGGGACACATTCCGGGGAGCGCCCACGTGCTGGTGGACGACGGCGAGACCAAACTGCTCTACACCGGCGACTTCCACACCGAGGACACGCAACTGCTGTCGGGCACCACGGCGCGACCCGAGGCGGACGTGGTGATTACCGAATCGACCTACTCCGACGTGGACCACGACCCCCGCGAGCAGGTCGAGGAGCGATTCGCCGAGAGTGTCCGGACCACCATTTGGGAGGGCGGGACTGTGGTGGTCCCCGCCTTCGCCATCGGTCGAACGCAGGAGATGCTGATGGTCTGTGAGGCCCACGACATCGACTGCTACGTGGACGGAATGGGCCAGAAAGTAACGCAGATTGCGCGCCAGTATCCCGAGTTCGTTCGGGATGCGGACGCGCTCCAGCGAGCGAAGTCCAACGCGCGATTCGTGACCGGACGCGACGGCCAGCGCAGGCGCATCGCCGAGAAGAACACGGTCGTCGTGACGACCTCGGGGATGCTGAGTGGCGGGCCGGTGATGTCGTATATTCCAGAGATTCGGATGAACCCGACGAACAAGATTACGATGACGGGGTATCAGGTGGAGGGGACGCCCGGCAGAGAGTTACTGGATAGAGGCCGTGCTGAGATTGACGGTCGTATCGTGCCTGTGAGCGCGCGAGTAGAGTCGTACGATTTCTCGGCTCACGCTGACCGCGACGGTCTGTTCGAGTTTCTCGATTCGTACCGGGACGCCGAGGTTCTGGTGAACCACGGCGACCGATGTAGAGACTTCGCTGAAGAGTTGCGGGACGAGGGCTTCGATGCAAGTGCCCCCAAACTCGGGGAGCGCGTTACTGCCTGA
- a CDS encoding helix-turn-helix domain-containing protein produces the protein MRYLTVLARPGEGGAFHPLGKRLSAEPSITREAIHRVELLADGTVLSFAEASGDRHRYEEIMEESPSVVDYLVSGGDRWMAVSQFEPTDTTRRVLERARESDVVVETPIRVEGDGSLRVTYLGSESDLRNLFRDVADETALAFEVVETGDYDPDESAFARLLTIRQQEVLEAAVEEGYYSAPRRATHEDVARAVGIAPTTAGEHLRKIEERVFGALVR, from the coding sequence ATGAGGTATCTCACGGTTCTCGCGCGTCCGGGCGAGGGCGGTGCGTTCCATCCGCTTGGCAAGCGACTCTCGGCGGAACCGTCGATTACGCGGGAAGCCATTCACCGCGTCGAACTCCTCGCCGACGGGACGGTGCTGTCGTTCGCCGAGGCGAGCGGCGACAGGCACCGCTACGAAGAGATTATGGAGGAGTCGCCGTCGGTCGTCGATTACCTCGTCTCGGGGGGGGACCGCTGGATGGCCGTCAGCCAGTTCGAACCGACGGACACGACCCGGCGGGTACTCGAACGCGCCCGCGAGTCCGACGTGGTGGTAGAGACGCCGATTCGCGTCGAGGGCGACGGGTCGCTTCGCGTGACATACTTGGGGAGCGAGTCGGACCTCCGGAACCTGTTTCGGGACGTGGCCGACGAAACCGCCCTCGCGTTCGAGGTGGTCGAAACCGGCGACTACGACCCCGACGAGAGCGCGTTCGCGCGACTGCTGACCATCCGCCAGCAGGAAGTCCTCGAAGCGGCAGTCGAGGAAGGCTACTACAGCGCGCCGCGGCGAGCGACCCACGAGGACGTGGCCCGAGCCGTCGGCATCGCGCCGACGACGGCGGGCGAACACCTCCGAAAAATCGAGGAACGGGTGTTCGGCGCGCTGGTTCGGTGA
- a CDS encoding FAD-dependent oxidoreductase gives MRDTRETPDIAVVGGGICGLTTALALEQRGFEPTVFEAASEYRPVGAGILLQTNALLVFDRLGVANRLREAGVALGGSAIHAPSGRVLKRLDLSFEREAFGYGFVSIHRADLLRILLDELDAEVRTGKRCVEVRDAETPTVRFEDGTRVHPDVLVGADGIDSTVRNLVAPSVEPRAMDAIVYRAIADVELPEQYRTRGVEVWGEGTYTGGAPLGPDRFYWFGTAPDRLENDPSDPREPAATLRQRFGDFPDPIPSVAEALDPDAVFVTGLDDVPELERWHRGSVVLAGDAAHAMLPFGGQGAAQGVEDALALAHAIDTHGDSSSAFRAYETDRKPRADRIRDESRRLGTVGTIESSLGARARNLAVGLVPSALVRRFRRRRASGTSLPETPVSGSGSGA, from the coding sequence ATGAGAGACACACGAGAGACGCCCGACATCGCAGTGGTCGGCGGCGGAATCTGCGGCCTGACGACGGCGCTCGCGCTCGAACAGCGAGGCTTCGAACCCACCGTCTTCGAGGCGGCGTCGGAGTACCGACCCGTCGGTGCCGGAATCCTGCTCCAGACGAACGCACTGCTCGTCTTCGACCGACTTGGGGTCGCAAACCGACTCCGGGAGGCGGGGGTCGCGCTCGGCGGGAGCGCGATTCACGCCCCGTCCGGGAGAGTCCTGAAGCGCCTCGACCTGAGCTTCGAGCGCGAGGCATTCGGCTACGGGTTCGTCTCGATACACCGCGCGGACCTCCTCCGGATACTGCTGGACGAACTCGACGCCGAAGTCCGGACCGGAAAGCGGTGCGTCGAGGTGAGGGACGCCGAGACGCCGACCGTCCGGTTCGAGGACGGCACGCGGGTTCACCCGGACGTTCTCGTCGGCGCGGACGGCATCGACTCCACGGTTCGAAATCTCGTCGCGCCGAGTGTCGAACCGCGTGCGATGGACGCCATCGTCTATCGGGCCATCGCCGACGTAGAACTCCCCGAGCAGTACCGCACGCGGGGAGTCGAGGTGTGGGGCGAGGGAACCTACACCGGCGGGGCACCTCTCGGTCCCGACCGGTTCTACTGGTTCGGGACGGCACCCGACCGACTGGAGAACGACCCGTCGGACCCGCGGGAACCCGCCGCGACGCTCCGCCAGCGGTTCGGCGACTTTCCCGACCCGATTCCGTCCGTCGCGGAGGCGCTGGACCCCGACGCGGTTTTCGTCACCGGCTTGGACGACGTGCCGGAACTCGAACGGTGGCACCGCGGGTCGGTCGTCCTCGCGGGCGACGCGGCCCACGCGATGCTCCCGTTCGGCGGGCAAGGCGCGGCGCAGGGCGTCGAGGACGCCCTCGCGTTGGCCCACGCCATCGACACTCACGGCGACTCGTCGTCGGCCTTCCGTGCGTACGAGACCGACCGGAAGCCCAGAGCCGACAGAATCCGGGACGAGTCCCGTAGGCTCGGGACCGTCGGCACGATAGAGTCGTCGCTCGGCGCTCGGGCGCGGAACCTCGCGGTCGGACTGGTCCCGTCTGCGCTCGTCCGGCGGTTCCGGCGACGACGAGCGTCCGGAACCTCGCTCCCCGAGACGCCAGTCTCGGGGAGCGGTTCGGGCGCGTGA
- a CDS encoding RNA ligase family protein codes for MKQYPPVPRAADAPPGLFDSGHLWIQEKVDGSHFRFRLRESGMLQFGDRMRTYDADRLPSPNGRRESGDADAIPVPYHHAVRHVRERFDREALRNSVGDVSSVVFFGVATHRRAIDYDWDRLPPFLGFDVWNADEKGFLPPDAVEQIYDRLGLRSVNTLRKEVRAADFDPESYEVPDSAWYDGPAAGVVVRNKTGQRATILHPDFRAEDDAAPVEASADELARRYTTRQRVENIARELEDRGRPVTFDAVYDRTVETLAREEHHRLFDGDRSIDVSAFRSAVAARTQELLEN; via the coding sequence ATGAAGCAGTACCCGCCCGTCCCGCGTGCCGCGGACGCTCCGCCCGGTCTCTTCGACTCCGGACACCTCTGGATACAGGAGAAGGTGGACGGGTCGCACTTCCGGTTTCGACTCCGCGAGTCGGGCATGCTCCAGTTCGGCGACCGGATGCGGACCTACGACGCCGACCGACTCCCGTCGCCGAACGGTCGTCGGGAGTCCGGCGACGCCGACGCGATTCCCGTCCCGTACCACCACGCGGTCCGGCACGTCCGCGAGCGATTCGACCGCGAGGCGCTTCGGAACTCGGTCGGAGACGTGTCGTCGGTCGTCTTCTTCGGCGTGGCGACCCACCGTCGCGCCATCGACTACGACTGGGACCGACTCCCCCCGTTTCTCGGGTTCGACGTGTGGAACGCCGACGAAAAGGGATTCCTGCCGCCCGACGCCGTGGAGCAGATTTACGACCGCCTCGGACTCCGGTCGGTCAACACCCTCCGGAAGGAGGTCCGCGCCGCCGACTTCGACCCCGAGAGCTACGAGGTGCCCGACTCGGCGTGGTACGACGGTCCCGCCGCGGGCGTCGTCGTCCGGAACAAGACCGGCCAGCGCGCGACGATTCTCCACCCCGACTTCCGGGCGGAAGACGACGCCGCGCCGGTCGAAGCGTCCGCCGACGAACTCGCACGGCGCTACACCACCCGCCAGCGCGTCGAAAATATCGCCCGCGAACTCGAAGACCGTGGACGCCCAGTCACGTTCGACGCGGTGTACGACCGCACGGTCGAAACCCTCGCCCGCGAGGAACACCACCGACTGTTCGACGGCGACCGGTCCATCGACGTGAGCGCGTTCCGGTCGGCGGTCGCGGCGCGGACGCAGGAACTGCTCGAAAACTAA
- a CDS encoding AzlD domain-containing protein, giving the protein MSAQSLADTSIWLVVLAASVGTFAIRLSFVALFGRLEEVPPGLERALKFVPAAVLTALVAPRLVYLDGTLALGVGNDRLLAGALAAVVAWRTESMLWTIVAGMAALWTLKWLALGL; this is encoded by the coding sequence ATGAGCGCCCAGTCGCTGGCCGACACCTCGATTTGGCTGGTCGTCCTCGCGGCGAGCGTCGGCACCTTCGCCATCCGCCTCTCGTTCGTCGCCCTGTTCGGGCGACTCGAAGAGGTGCCGCCGGGTCTGGAGCGCGCGCTGAAGTTCGTGCCCGCGGCGGTGCTGACCGCGCTGGTCGCGCCGCGACTGGTCTACCTCGACGGGACGCTCGCGCTCGGAGTCGGCAACGACCGACTGCTCGCGGGCGCGCTCGCGGCGGTGGTCGCGTGGCGGACCGAGAGCATGCTCTGGACCATCGTGGCGGGGATGGCGGCGCTCTGGACGCTGAAGTGGCTCGCGCTCGGTCTCTGA
- a CDS encoding AzlC family ABC transporter permease produces the protein MSRSGSSRLSSDSRAAFRSGVRDVLPALPANVPFGVIAGVATVGAGFDPVQATAFAGMLFAGAAQVAAVELLGQNAPIAVVVLTALVVNLRYLMYSASLGAHFRDLSARWKVVVAFFLLDVTYALSVAQFEGRDRLDPAGDGRWYYLGTAIPLWAAWVGSSVVGIVFGARVPEGWHLDFAIPLLFMGLLFPALDGRPSYLAAGAAAVLAVAGFGLPFNVGILVAALGGIVAGVLAEGVGARREGAAER, from the coding sequence ATGTCTCGCTCCGGGTCGTCGCGTCTCTCGTCGGATTCTCGCGCGGCGTTCCGGTCGGGCGTCCGCGACGTACTGCCCGCACTCCCGGCCAACGTCCCGTTCGGCGTCATCGCGGGAGTCGCCACGGTGGGCGCGGGGTTCGACCCGGTGCAGGCCACCGCGTTCGCCGGGATGCTGTTCGCCGGGGCCGCGCAGGTGGCCGCGGTCGAACTGCTCGGCCAGAACGCGCCGATTGCCGTGGTCGTCCTGACCGCGCTCGTCGTCAACTTGCGGTATCTGATGTACAGCGCGTCGCTCGGCGCGCACTTCCGTGACCTCTCGGCGCGGTGGAAGGTGGTGGTCGCGTTCTTCCTGCTGGACGTGACCTACGCGCTCTCGGTGGCCCAGTTCGAGGGCCGCGACCGACTCGACCCCGCGGGCGACGGCCGGTGGTACTACCTCGGGACGGCGATTCCGCTGTGGGCGGCGTGGGTCGGGTCGAGCGTCGTGGGCATCGTCTTCGGCGCGCGCGTCCCCGAGGGATGGCACCTCGATTTCGCCATCCCGCTTCTGTTCATGGGTCTGCTCTTCCCGGCGTTGGACGGTCGGCCGTCGTACCTCGCGGCGGGTGCCGCGGCCGTCCTCGCAGTCGCGGGGTTCGGCCTGCCGTTCAACGTCGGAATTCTGGTGGCCGCGCTCGGGGGTATCGTCGCGGGCGTCCTCGCGGAGGGCGTCGGCGCGCGCCGCGAGGGGGCGGCCGAGCGATGA
- a CDS encoding DUF7504 family protein, giving the protein MSKVELRNERGDGPPDDSLARFQSKLRQLKSEGCNLLVVGDAPREVFTRASASMLGDPDARRWRVFALTDASPESVYDRLPAASAAPRPLSETTKIVNHALPPRPIADLADTPASSVPEVSVGDANLTGLRTELGEAMREFCSQSYRPAEVRVTVDSLAPLLDHYEFDVVRRFLRAVGERVYDCDAMAHYVLPRSYDSEWCRRLRPEFDAVVELRTAPEDPAPEESSHDETDQSNTGTRSHYAEERWHLPQSDTTMPWIPL; this is encoded by the coding sequence ATGAGCAAGGTAGAACTAAGAAACGAACGCGGCGACGGCCCGCCCGACGACAGTCTGGCGCGATTTCAGTCGAAACTCCGGCAACTCAAGAGCGAGGGCTGTAACCTGCTCGTCGTCGGCGACGCACCGCGAGAGGTGTTCACGCGCGCCAGCGCGAGCATGCTCGGCGACCCCGACGCGCGCCGCTGGCGGGTGTTCGCGCTGACCGACGCGAGTCCCGAGAGCGTCTACGACCGTCTCCCGGCGGCGTCGGCCGCACCGCGCCCCCTCTCGGAGACGACGAAAATCGTCAACCACGCCCTGCCCCCGAGACCGATAGCCGACCTCGCGGACACGCCCGCGTCGTCGGTCCCCGAGGTGTCGGTCGGAGACGCGAACCTCACCGGACTCCGGACCGAACTCGGCGAGGCGATGCGGGAGTTCTGTTCGCAGAGCTACCGACCCGCGGAGGTCCGCGTGACGGTCGATTCGCTCGCGCCGTTGCTAGACCACTACGAGTTCGATGTCGTACGGCGATTCCTCCGGGCGGTCGGCGAACGCGTCTACGACTGCGACGCCATGGCACACTACGTCCTGCCGCGGTCCTACGACAGCGAGTGGTGTCGTCGCCTCCGTCCGGAGTTCGACGCCGTGGTCGAGCTCCGGACCGCACCCGAGGACCCCGCGCCCGAAGAATCGTCTCACGACGAGACCGACCAGTCGAACACCGGAACGCGGTCACACTACGCCGAAGAGCGCTGGCACCTCCCGCAGTCCGATACCACGATGCCGTGGATTCCGCTTTGA
- a CDS encoding aldehyde dehydrogenase family protein, whose protein sequence is MTDRGFTTDGEWNALYVDGEWVEASGDETIGVENPATREQVAEVPAATESDVDRAYEAAAAAQASWSDRSADERAEIVGNAIDLLDDHRDEILESLAVESGSANAKAFAEWQTAQGMCHHATGLAGKLGSETSDSMIPGKENEVERVPEGVVGVISPWNFPFNLSMRAVAPAIALGNSVVLKPASATPITGGLLIARLFEEAGLPEGVLNVVTGRGSDVGDRMASHPELDVMAFTGSTEVGKHVAATAAENLALPAMELGGNNPFVVTEDADVDAAVDSAVFGSFLHQGQICISINRHLVHESVYDEYVEQLADRAESLPIGDPRERENVVGPVIDEGQRDQILEYVEQTVEAGATLETGGDHDDLYVEPTVLSDATNDMAAACNEHFGPVAPVIPFADDEEAVELANDTEYGLAAAIHAGDLDYARDLADRIEAGMVHLNDQPVNEEPAIPFGGMKQSGMGRYDGDEILNEFTQTKWISTQTEKREYPF, encoded by the coding sequence GTGACTGACCGAGGCTTCACCACCGACGGCGAGTGGAATGCACTGTACGTAGATGGCGAGTGGGTCGAAGCGAGCGGCGACGAGACAATCGGAGTCGAGAACCCGGCGACGCGCGAGCAGGTCGCCGAAGTTCCGGCCGCAACCGAGTCGGACGTAGACCGGGCCTACGAAGCGGCGGCCGCGGCCCAAGCGTCGTGGAGCGACCGGTCGGCCGACGAGCGTGCCGAAATCGTCGGGAACGCCATCGACCTGTTAGACGACCACCGCGACGAGATTCTGGAGTCGCTGGCGGTCGAATCGGGGAGCGCGAACGCGAAGGCGTTCGCCGAGTGGCAGACCGCCCAAGGGATGTGTCACCACGCGACCGGTCTCGCGGGGAAGTTGGGGAGCGAGACTTCGGACTCGATGATTCCCGGCAAGGAGAACGAGGTAGAGCGCGTGCCCGAGGGCGTCGTGGGAGTCATCTCGCCGTGGAACTTCCCGTTCAACCTCTCGATGCGGGCGGTCGCGCCCGCAATCGCGCTCGGGAACAGCGTCGTCCTCAAACCCGCCTCGGCGACCCCCATCACGGGCGGTCTGCTCATCGCGCGACTCTTCGAGGAGGCGGGCCTGCCCGAGGGCGTCCTGAACGTCGTGACGGGACGCGGGTCCGACGTGGGCGACCGGATGGCCTCCCACCCGGAACTCGACGTGATGGCGTTCACGGGTTCGACCGAGGTCGGCAAGCACGTCGCGGCGACGGCCGCCGAAAACCTCGCGCTCCCGGCGATGGAACTCGGCGGCAACAACCCGTTCGTCGTGACCGAGGACGCCGACGTTGACGCCGCCGTCGATAGCGCGGTGTTCGGCTCGTTCCTCCATCAGGGCCAGATTTGCATCTCCATCAACCGCCATCTGGTCCACGAATCGGTGTACGACGAGTACGTAGAGCAGTTGGCCGACCGCGCAGAGAGTCTGCCAATCGGCGACCCGCGCGAACGCGAGAACGTCGTCGGTCCCGTCATCGACGAGGGCCAACGAGACCAGATTCTGGAGTACGTCGAACAGACCGTAGAGGCCGGTGCGACCCTCGAAACCGGCGGCGACCACGACGACCTCTACGTCGAACCGACGGTCCTCTCGGACGCCACGAACGACATGGCCGCGGCCTGCAACGAACACTTCGGCCCGGTCGCGCCCGTGATTCCGTTCGCCGACGACGAGGAAGCGGTCGAACTCGCCAACGACACCGAGTACGGTCTCGCGGCGGCGATTCACGCGGGCGACCTCGATTACGCGCGGGACCTCGCCGACCGAATCGAGGCGGGTATGGTCCACCTCAACGACCAACCGGTCAACGAGGAACCGGCGATTCCGTTCGGCGGGATGAAGCAGTCGGGCATGGGCCGGTACGACGGCGACGAGATTCTGAACGAGTTCACCCAGACCAAGTGGATTTCGACCCAGACCGAGAAGCGCGAGTACCCCTTCTAA
- a CDS encoding cytochrome P450, with protein MNSKNKRPPIVGTLAEYQQAPFETRTEWAKEGDVVRITGPEKDHYMVSHPDFVEGVLIKNNEDYYKFDPYKQIFGGGVVAVEGEQWRAQRGELQPFFRASQVRSYCDSISEIVTEIADGLTDGETFDAHEVMTDVTLRVMLRALFGEMEEDRAITEATDTITHWFRESASAGEIPENVEKEYESGRKQLVNRVEEMIEDRKQNGSGDDLLSTLVTVGSDSEADYTDERVRDEMITFLFGGHETSAILLTYVLYFVANKPKVEERLVAEIDEVLNGDDPRARHLDDLTYTEQVIDETMRYCPPAHAIFRETATDTTLGDYLIPEGNVVQLPEWVIHRDERWWDAPDEFRPSRFAGSSDRHSFAYFPFGSGPRQCIGEQFTRTEVKMALAAFFDRFTFDRETEQFDMYPSLTAAPDRPINLTAYARE; from the coding sequence ATGAATTCAAAAAATAAACGGCCTCCCATTGTCGGGACGCTCGCCGAGTACCAGCAAGCCCCATTCGAAACCCGTACCGAATGGGCAAAAGAGGGTGACGTAGTTCGGATTACCGGCCCCGAAAAAGACCATTACATGGTTTCTCACCCGGATTTCGTGGAGGGAGTGTTGATTAAAAACAATGAAGACTACTACAAGTTCGACCCCTACAAACAGATTTTCGGCGGCGGTGTGGTCGCGGTGGAAGGAGAACAGTGGCGAGCGCAACGCGGCGAACTACAACCGTTCTTCCGAGCGTCACAAGTACGTTCGTACTGTGACTCGATTAGCGAAATCGTAACCGAAATCGCAGATGGTTTGACGGACGGCGAGACGTTCGACGCCCACGAGGTGATGACGGACGTAACCCTTCGGGTGATGCTTCGGGCACTGTTCGGCGAGATGGAAGAAGACAGAGCAATCACCGAAGCTACCGATACGATTACCCACTGGTTCAGGGAGTCGGCAAGTGCAGGGGAGATACCGGAAAACGTCGAAAAAGAGTACGAGAGCGGGAGAAAGCAGTTAGTCAATCGGGTCGAGGAGATGATAGAAGACAGAAAACAGAACGGGAGTGGCGACGATTTGTTGTCGACGCTGGTTACGGTTGGGTCAGACAGCGAAGCGGACTACACCGACGAACGAGTTCGTGACGAGATGATAACGTTCCTGTTCGGCGGCCACGAGACGAGCGCAATTCTACTGACGTACGTTCTCTACTTCGTCGCAAACAAACCGAAAGTGGAGGAACGTCTCGTGGCCGAAATCGACGAGGTGCTCAACGGTGACGACCCGCGCGCACGACATTTGGACGACTTGACGTACACAGAGCAGGTGATAGACGAAACGATGCGATACTGTCCACCTGCTCACGCTATCTTCCGAGAAACGGCCACCGACACGACTCTCGGAGATTACTTGATTCCGGAGGGCAACGTGGTCCAACTCCCCGAGTGGGTGATTCACCGAGACGAACGCTGGTGGGACGCACCCGACGAGTTCCGGCCGAGTCGATTTGCAGGAAGCTCCGACCGTCACTCGTTCGCGTATTTCCCGTTCGGAAGCGGACCGCGACAGTGCATCGGCGAGCAGTTCACTAGAACGGAAGTTAAAATGGCGCTCGCCGCGTTTTTCGACCGGTTCACGTTCGACCGCGAAACGGAGCAGTTCGACATGTATCCCAGTCTCACTGCCGCCCCCGACCGACCAATCAATCTGACAGCGTACGCGCGTGAGTGA